The Syngnathus typhle isolate RoL2023-S1 ecotype Sweden linkage group LG11, RoL_Styp_1.0, whole genome shotgun sequence genome contains a region encoding:
- the rims4 gene encoding regulating synaptic membrane exocytosis protein 4: MPSRPPRQASHESIEESMNSYGSEGNLNYSGMCLASDAQFSDFLDGMGPAQFVGRQTLAMTSMGDVEIGLMERNGGLEVEVVQARGLTMKMGSKGPPAAYIKVYLLENGTCVAKKKTKSARKSLDPLYNQVLVFSESPQGKVVQLIVWGNYGRMGRKCFMGVARILLEELDLSSMVIGWYKLFPTSSMVEPTSAPLMRHCSQLSLESAVGPCCERP, from the exons ATGCCCAGTCGGCCGCCGCGGCAGGCCAGCCACGAGTCCATCGAGGAGAGCATGAACAGTTACGGCTCGGAGGGCAA CCTCAACTACAGCGGGATGTGCCTGGCCTCTGATGCCCAGTTCAGCGACTTCCTGGACGGGATGGGACCGGCCCAGTTTGTCGGCCGGCAGACGCTGGCCATGACGTCCATGG GTGATGTGGAGATCGGCCTAATGGAGAGGAACGGAGGTCTGGAAGTGGAGGTGGTCCAGGCTAGAGGACTCACCATGAAAATGGGCTCCAAGGGGCCCCCCG CGGCCTACATCAAAGTCTACTTGCTGGAGAATGGCACGTGCGTGGCCAAGAAGAAGACCAAGTCGGCCAGGAAGTCTCTGGACCCTCTTTACAACCAAGTGCTGGTCTTCTCTGAGAGCCCCCAGGGGAAGGTGGTCCAG CTGATCGTTTGGGGCAATTACGGGCGCATGGGGCGCAAGTGCTTCATGGGGGTGGCCCGCATCCTCTTGGAGGAGCTGGACCTGAGCAGCATGGTGATTGGCTGGTACAAGCTGTTCCCTACCTCGTCCATGGTGGAGCCCACCAGCGCGCCCCTCATGCGCCACTGCTCGCAGTTGTCACTGGAGAGCGCTGTGGGTCCCTGCTGCGAGCGCCCCTGA